A stretch of Nonomuraea africana DNA encodes these proteins:
- a CDS encoding SDR family oxidoreductase, translating to MGPLTGRTALVTGGSRGIGRAIVQRLAVDGASVVFTYATAEAAARRVAAEIDLEVGALRGSADGGAWPVRLDLTDLDDIRRLFATARDRFAEPGLDILVNNAAIAADRPIAKVTEADYDHAMAVNVKGVFFTIQHALPHLRDGARIINLSTASTAWPGPGEALYAAGKAAVEQFSRVAAKELAGRGITVNTISPGPTDTDLLRGATTEQERQAVASMTPLGRLGTPADVAGVVAFLAGPDSGWVTGQNILVDGGLI from the coding sequence ATGGGTCCACTGACCGGCAGAACCGCACTGGTGACGGGCGGCTCGCGCGGCATCGGCAGAGCCATCGTGCAACGCCTGGCCGTCGACGGCGCCTCCGTCGTCTTCACCTACGCCACGGCCGAGGCCGCCGCGCGCCGCGTGGCCGCCGAGATCGACCTGGAGGTCGGCGCGCTGCGCGGCTCGGCCGACGGGGGAGCCTGGCCCGTACGGCTCGACCTCACCGACCTCGACGACATCAGGCGGCTGTTCGCCACCGCGCGCGACCGCTTCGCCGAACCCGGCCTCGACATCCTCGTCAACAACGCCGCCATCGCCGCCGACCGGCCCATCGCCAAGGTCACCGAGGCCGACTACGACCACGCCATGGCCGTCAACGTCAAAGGCGTCTTCTTCACCATCCAGCACGCCCTGCCGCACCTGCGCGACGGCGCCCGCATCATCAACCTGTCGACGGCCAGCACCGCCTGGCCCGGCCCCGGCGAAGCGCTCTACGCCGCGGGCAAGGCCGCCGTCGAGCAGTTCAGCAGGGTCGCCGCCAAGGAACTGGCCGGACGCGGCATCACCGTCAACACCATCTCGCCCGGACCCACCGACACCGACCTGCTGCGCGGAGCCACCACCGAGCAGGAACGCCAGGCCGTGGCCAGCATGACCCCCCTCGGCAGGCTCGGCACCCCCGCCGACGTGGCGGGCGTGGTCGCCTTCCTCGCCGGGCCCGACAGCGGCTGGGTGACCGGCCAGAACATCCTGGTCGACGGCGGCCTCATCTGA
- a CDS encoding LysE family translocator, giving the protein MTSALLSFAVVAGLVTIVPGLDTALVLRAALTRGRRVAFATALGVNTGVLVWGVAAAAGLSALLTASQLAFTVLRYAGAAYLVWFGVSMIRKARRPAEGVVEPPVREGGGLAGAWARGALTNLLNPKIGVFYVALLPQFLPQEAPPLLGGLLLAMVHNAEGMLWFTVLIFGAGAARSWLERPPARRVIDRVTGTVLVGFGLRLALSPQ; this is encoded by the coding sequence ATGACATCGGCTTTGCTGTCGTTCGCGGTGGTTGCGGGGTTGGTCACGATCGTGCCGGGGCTCGACACGGCCCTGGTGCTGCGGGCGGCGCTGACGCGGGGCCGGCGGGTGGCGTTCGCGACGGCGCTGGGCGTCAACACCGGGGTGCTGGTGTGGGGTGTGGCCGCGGCGGCCGGGTTGTCGGCGTTGCTGACCGCTTCGCAGCTGGCCTTCACCGTTCTGCGGTACGCGGGCGCGGCGTATCTGGTGTGGTTCGGGGTGTCGATGATCCGGAAGGCCCGGCGACCGGCGGAGGGCGTGGTGGAGCCCCCCGTACGGGAAGGGGGCGGATTGGCCGGAGCGTGGGCCAGGGGCGCGCTGACGAATCTGCTCAATCCCAAGATCGGCGTCTTCTACGTGGCGCTGTTGCCGCAGTTCCTGCCGCAGGAGGCGCCGCCGCTGCTGGGCGGGCTGCTGCTGGCCATGGTGCACAACGCCGAGGGGATGCTGTGGTTCACGGTGCTGATCTTCGGGGCGGGGGCGGCGAGGTCGTGGCTGGAGCGGCCGCCGGCGCGCCGGGTCATCGACAGGGTGACGGGCACCGTCCTGGTCGGCTTCGGGCTGCGCCTGGCGCTGTCGCCGCAGTAA
- a CDS encoding tyrosine-type recombinase/integrase gives MRPAELNRLTVREAADRYVELVRAKTLTGALSMSTAEVYARDVATLVALAGEGAVLDDLTGEDIDAILLAFARKPDGRRAEPAGGLQSASSQARFRRSISALFKHATLAGWVQINPMAMATVTARERGGLRAERRALTREQAQGLIGAARELGSAPARPEPVREGRRRPRSDQRTESRDALIVLLLSTVGPRVSELVRANVEDFYTNDGVRYWRIFGKGGKTRDVPLPGLVAQALEEYLAGGRPQTADKALLLSWRGRRLARGDVQAVIDRVQRQVDPSQRRSVTPHGLRHTTATHLLADAVDMDAVRRVLGHSDLATLGRYRDELPGELEVAMRTHPLLKPPDQR, from the coding sequence ATGCGGCCTGCGGAGCTCAACAGGCTGACGGTGCGGGAGGCGGCTGACCGCTACGTGGAGTTGGTGCGGGCCAAGACGCTGACGGGGGCGTTGTCGATGTCGACGGCGGAGGTCTACGCGCGCGACGTGGCGACGCTGGTGGCGCTGGCCGGTGAAGGGGCGGTGCTCGACGACCTGACGGGCGAGGACATCGATGCGATCTTGCTGGCGTTCGCGCGCAAGCCCGACGGGCGGCGGGCCGAGCCGGCGGGCGGGCTGCAGAGCGCCTCGTCCCAGGCGCGGTTCCGGCGGTCGATCTCGGCGTTGTTCAAGCACGCGACGCTGGCGGGCTGGGTGCAGATCAATCCGATGGCGATGGCGACGGTGACGGCCAGGGAGCGGGGCGGGCTGCGGGCCGAGCGGCGGGCGCTGACGCGGGAGCAGGCGCAGGGGTTGATCGGTGCGGCCAGGGAGCTGGGCTCGGCTCCGGCGCGGCCGGAGCCGGTGCGGGAGGGGCGGCGCAGGCCACGCAGCGATCAGCGGACGGAGTCGCGTGACGCGTTGATCGTGTTGCTGCTGTCGACGGTGGGGCCGCGGGTGTCGGAGCTGGTGCGGGCGAACGTGGAGGATTTCTACACCAACGACGGGGTGCGCTACTGGCGGATCTTCGGCAAGGGCGGCAAGACGCGCGACGTGCCGTTGCCGGGGCTGGTGGCGCAGGCGTTGGAGGAGTATCTGGCCGGCGGGCGTCCACAGACGGCCGACAAGGCGCTGCTGCTGTCGTGGCGGGGGCGGCGGCTGGCGCGTGGTGATGTGCAGGCGGTGATCGACAGGGTGCAGCGGCAGGTCGATCCGTCCCAGCGGCGTTCGGTGACGCCGCATGGCCTGCGTCACACGACGGCGACGCATCTGCTGGCCGACGCGGTCGACATGGACGCGGTACGGCGGGTGCTGGGCCACAGCGATCTGGCGACGCTCGGCCGGTACCGGGACGAGTTGCCGGGTGAGCTGGAGGTGGCGATGCGGACCCATCCGTTGTTGAAGCCTCCCGATCAGCGATGA
- a CDS encoding macrolide family glycosyltransferase: MSHIAMVSIPAPGHVNPSLEVIAELVRRGHRVTYANDPSYRDVVTSVGAELKPYASTLPVPGDPDGWPEDTIAQLDVFLRDNQAMTPQLRHAYDDDRPDMFLYDIGAAPARVVATQWNIPIIQLSPTYVAWDGYESDMAPLFDQLRSTPEGADYYRRAQQWLDDEGIEATHENFVGRPDTCLVLVPRALQPNADRVDPAHYTFVGPCTGSRAQQGTWQRPRDAENVVLVSLGSAFTNQPAFYRECLKAFGDLPGWHLVLQIGKHVDPADLGPIPVNTEVHTWVPQLDILRQADAFVTHAGMGGAAEGLTCAVPMIAVPQAVDQFSNADRLAELGVARRLDTDQATAQALREALLDLTGDPRVAERLRALQHELQIEGGTKRAADLIEAALR, from the coding sequence ATGTCACACATCGCCATGGTCAGCATCCCGGCGCCCGGACACGTCAACCCGAGCCTGGAGGTCATCGCCGAACTGGTGCGCCGTGGTCACCGCGTCACCTACGCCAACGACCCCTCCTACCGCGACGTGGTCACCTCCGTCGGAGCCGAGCTCAAGCCGTACGCCTCCACCCTGCCCGTCCCCGGCGACCCGGACGGCTGGCCCGAGGACACCATCGCCCAGCTCGACGTGTTCCTGCGCGACAACCAGGCCATGACCCCGCAGCTGCGCCACGCCTACGACGACGACCGGCCCGACATGTTCCTCTACGACATCGGCGCCGCGCCCGCCCGCGTCGTCGCCACCCAGTGGAACATCCCGATCATCCAGCTCTCGCCCACCTACGTCGCGTGGGACGGCTACGAGAGCGACATGGCCCCCCTCTTCGACCAACTGCGCTCCACCCCCGAAGGCGCCGACTACTACCGCCGCGCCCAGCAGTGGCTCGACGACGAGGGCATCGAGGCCACCCACGAGAACTTCGTCGGCCGCCCCGACACCTGCCTCGTCCTTGTCCCGCGCGCCCTGCAACCCAACGCCGACCGCGTCGACCCCGCCCACTACACCTTCGTCGGCCCCTGCACCGGCTCGCGCGCCCAGCAGGGCACCTGGCAGCGACCCCGCGACGCCGAGAACGTCGTCCTCGTCTCGCTCGGCTCCGCCTTCACCAACCAGCCCGCCTTCTACCGCGAATGCCTCAAGGCCTTCGGCGACCTGCCCGGCTGGCACCTCGTCCTGCAGATCGGCAAGCACGTCGACCCTGCCGACCTCGGCCCCATCCCGGTCAACACCGAAGTCCACACCTGGGTGCCCCAGCTCGACATCCTGCGCCAAGCCGACGCCTTCGTCACCCACGCCGGCATGGGCGGCGCCGCCGAAGGACTCACCTGCGCCGTCCCGATGATCGCCGTGCCCCAGGCCGTCGACCAGTTCTCCAACGCCGACCGCCTCGCCGAACTCGGCGTCGCCCGCCGCCTCGACACCGACCAGGCCACCGCCCAGGCCCTGCGCGAGGCGCTCCTCGACCTCACCGGCGACCCCCGGGTCGCCGAGCGCCTGCGCGCCCTCCAGCACGAACTCCAGATCGAGGGCGGCACCAAGCGCGCCGCCGACCTCATCGAGGCGGCCCTGCGCTGA
- a CDS encoding BTAD domain-containing putative transcriptional regulator, translated as MRFGVLGPLAVWRADGSPVTVPGLKTRALLAALLWHEGRPVSADRLVDELWAERELPGNPLAALQTKVWQLRKVLEDAEAGGRELVALRDDGYVLRTEPESVDMGRFGTLTARAMAADDPGTRAALLSDALGLWRGTAFSGFEDAAFARPVITRLEEARLAAVEAYAEARIELGRHLDVVAELHELVMRHPLRERLRALQMRALHAAGRTSEALAGYQELRARLADELGLDPGPELTALHQAMLEQDPALSTVPAARTARTAGTVSAGAAPARRPATNLPAPLTGLVGRQGAVAEVKSLFAAARHLTLTGSGGVGKTSLALETAAQLAGDFPDGTWLVELAALGRTGGADAVDPVAEAVMAAIGIREGAGPVSPGVGGLCSPAESLAEALGDKRLLLVLDNCEHIVGAVAELAALLLKRVPGLRILATGQEPLGILGEVVWAVPPLEVPDLTGEADLDAVARSSAVELFVVRAAAAAPGFTLDAGNARDVSVICRRLDGIPLALELAATRVRALGVRGLVNRLDDRFRLLATGYRGAPPRQRTLRAMIDWSWELLTGAERIVLRRLAVHAEGCTLEAAEVVCAGEGVPSEDVLDLLARLVDRSLVVVADGGDEPRYRLLESVADYGLARLREAGESEDVRRRHRQYYTDLAQRAAPRLHGPDQRRRLGLLDAEAANCRRALDDAVRHGAVEDALRLVNALTWYWFLRGRLREAGRSLEAALAAATRNSTAVASLRAQARAWRAGFALLVGDDAERRQYSRVAVELSRDVADPRERARAQWFLGFALFGIGDQAASEDLIDQALAGFQALGDTWGTAAALSVRANQAHVRGDLARLAHDGRRSAELFAELADGWGRLQTVEPLAALAEMAGDYERAARLHHEGLRMAEDLGLWPDAADRLSSLGSIAMLTGDHARAREFHQRAMRLASEHSFKPGQIHAEVGLGLGARREGRLDAAESQMRHVLRWQSAMAFEPGRALALAELGFVAELRGEAEQALCLHLDGWSAARQTGDARAMALALEGLAGAHALAGRHAYAAVLLGAAHAARDSVGMPLPPAERGDVERITRVVRQHLDEDAYQAVFRRGGVLTPEEALAAAPRPDPLPRSPPADCSVSG; from the coding sequence ATGCGATTCGGGGTGCTGGGGCCGCTGGCCGTGTGGAGGGCGGATGGCAGTCCGGTCACCGTGCCCGGCCTCAAGACCCGCGCCCTGCTGGCCGCTCTGCTGTGGCACGAGGGGCGCCCGGTGTCGGCGGATCGGCTCGTGGACGAGCTGTGGGCCGAGCGAGAGCTCCCCGGCAATCCCTTGGCCGCCCTGCAGACCAAGGTGTGGCAGCTGCGGAAGGTGTTGGAGGACGCCGAAGCGGGCGGCCGGGAGTTGGTGGCGCTGCGGGACGACGGCTATGTGCTGCGTACGGAACCCGAGAGCGTCGACATGGGCAGGTTCGGGACGCTGACGGCGCGCGCCATGGCCGCCGATGATCCCGGCACTCGCGCGGCGCTGCTGTCCGACGCCCTCGGGCTGTGGCGGGGCACGGCGTTCTCCGGCTTTGAGGACGCCGCGTTCGCCCGTCCGGTCATCACCCGTCTCGAGGAGGCCCGCTTGGCCGCCGTCGAAGCGTACGCCGAAGCCCGGATCGAGCTGGGCCGGCACCTCGACGTGGTGGCAGAGCTGCATGAGCTGGTCATGCGGCACCCGCTGCGCGAGCGGTTGCGCGCCCTTCAGATGCGCGCGCTGCATGCCGCCGGGCGGACGAGCGAGGCACTGGCCGGCTATCAGGAGCTGCGGGCCCGGCTCGCCGACGAGCTGGGCCTGGACCCGGGGCCCGAACTGACCGCCTTGCATCAGGCCATGCTGGAGCAGGACCCGGCGCTGAGCACCGTCCCCGCCGCCCGCACCGCCCGCACCGCCGGGACCGTCTCTGCCGGCGCGGCCCCGGCGCGCCGGCCCGCCACGAACCTGCCCGCTCCGCTGACCGGGCTGGTCGGCCGCCAGGGCGCGGTGGCCGAGGTGAAATCCCTGTTCGCCGCCGCGCGGCACCTGACGTTGACCGGCTCGGGCGGGGTCGGCAAGACCAGCCTCGCGCTGGAGACGGCGGCCCAGCTCGCCGGTGACTTCCCCGACGGCACCTGGCTGGTCGAGCTGGCCGCGCTGGGCCGTACCGGCGGCGCGGACGCGGTGGATCCGGTGGCGGAGGCCGTCATGGCCGCGATCGGCATCCGGGAAGGGGCGGGTCCCGTCTCCCCCGGCGTGGGCGGGCTCTGCTCGCCCGCCGAGAGCCTTGCCGAGGCGCTCGGCGACAAGCGGCTGCTGCTGGTGCTCGACAACTGCGAGCACATCGTCGGCGCGGTGGCCGAGCTGGCGGCGCTGCTGCTCAAGCGTGTCCCCGGCCTGCGCATCCTGGCTACCGGCCAGGAACCGTTGGGCATCCTCGGCGAGGTGGTCTGGGCCGTGCCGCCGCTGGAGGTGCCCGATCTCACCGGCGAGGCCGATCTCGACGCTGTGGCGCGCTCCAGTGCCGTGGAGTTGTTCGTCGTCCGGGCCGCTGCCGCGGCGCCCGGCTTCACGCTCGACGCCGGCAACGCTCGGGACGTGTCGGTGATCTGCCGCCGGCTCGACGGGATCCCCCTGGCGCTCGAACTGGCCGCCACCCGGGTACGGGCTCTCGGCGTACGGGGGCTGGTCAACCGCCTTGACGACCGCTTCAGGCTCCTGGCCACCGGGTACCGGGGCGCGCCGCCCCGCCAGCGGACGCTGCGGGCGATGATCGACTGGAGCTGGGAGCTGCTGACCGGGGCCGAGCGCATCGTGCTGCGCCGGCTGGCCGTCCACGCCGAAGGGTGCACGCTGGAGGCGGCGGAGGTCGTCTGCGCCGGGGAAGGGGTTCCTTCCGAGGACGTCCTCGACCTGCTCGCCCGCCTCGTGGACCGCTCGCTGGTCGTCGTGGCCGACGGCGGCGACGAACCCCGCTACCGGTTGCTCGAGTCGGTTGCGGACTACGGCCTGGCCCGCCTGCGTGAGGCGGGCGAGAGCGAGGACGTACGACGGCGTCACCGCCAGTACTACACCGACCTCGCCCAGCGCGCCGCGCCGCGGCTGCACGGCCCCGACCAGCGGCGCCGGCTGGGTCTTCTGGACGCGGAGGCCGCCAATTGCCGCCGGGCGCTCGACGACGCGGTCCGGCACGGTGCCGTCGAGGACGCCCTCAGGCTGGTCAACGCGCTGACCTGGTACTGGTTCCTGCGCGGCCGGCTGCGGGAGGCCGGCCGGTCGCTGGAGGCGGCGCTCGCCGCGGCCACCCGGAACTCGACGGCCGTGGCGTCCTTGCGGGCCCAGGCCCGGGCGTGGCGGGCGGGGTTCGCCCTTCTCGTCGGCGACGACGCCGAGCGGAGGCAGTACAGCCGTGTCGCCGTGGAGCTCTCCCGGGACGTCGCGGACCCGCGGGAGCGGGCCAGGGCCCAGTGGTTCCTCGGCTTCGCCCTGTTCGGGATCGGCGACCAGGCCGCCAGCGAGGACCTCATCGACCAGGCGCTGGCCGGCTTCCAGGCCCTCGGCGACACCTGGGGAACCGCCGCGGCGCTGAGCGTACGGGCCAACCAGGCCCATGTGCGCGGCGACCTCGCCCGGCTCGCGCACGACGGGCGGCGCAGCGCGGAGCTGTTCGCCGAACTCGCCGACGGCTGGGGGCGGTTGCAGACCGTCGAACCGCTCGCCGCGCTGGCCGAGATGGCGGGCGACTACGAACGCGCGGCCCGGCTCCATCACGAAGGGCTGCGCATGGCCGAGGACCTCGGGCTGTGGCCGGATGCCGCGGATCGGCTGAGCAGCCTGGGCAGCATCGCCATGCTCACCGGGGACCACGCAAGGGCGCGGGAGTTCCACCAGCGGGCGATGCGCCTGGCCTCCGAGCACAGCTTCAAGCCAGGGCAGATCCACGCGGAGGTCGGCCTCGGTCTCGGCGCTCGGCGCGAGGGACGGCTCGACGCCGCCGAGTCCCAGATGCGCCACGTGCTGCGCTGGCAGTCCGCGATGGCCTTCGAACCAGGCCGCGCGCTCGCTCTGGCCGAACTCGGCTTCGTCGCCGAGTTGCGCGGGGAGGCGGAGCAGGCCCTGTGCCTGCACCTGGACGGTTGGAGCGCGGCCCGTCAGACGGGTGATGCCCGGGCCATGGCGCTGGCCCTGGAGGGCCTGGCGGGAGCCCATGCCCTCGCGGGGCGTCACGCGTATGCGGCTGTGCTGCTCGGAGCCGCGCACGCGGCCAGGGACTCCGTGGGCATGCCGCTGCCCCCTGCCGAACGGGGCGACGTCGAGCGGATCACCCGGGTGGTGCGGCAGCACCTGGACGAGGACGCCTATCAGGCCGTTTTCCGGCGTGGCGGCGTGCTGACTCCCGAGGAGGCGCTTGCCGCGGCTCCCCGGCCTGATCCGCTCCCACGCTCACCGCCCGCGGACTGCTCGGTGAGCGGCTGA
- a CDS encoding MFS transporter → MTTQAQDPADHRAGPREWLGLFVLTLPTILLALDATVLNLAVPHLSADLKPSSTELLWTIDIYGFMIAGFLVTMGTLGDRIGRRRLLMIGALGFGLASILAAKSTSPEMLIAARALLGITGATLMPSTLALISNMFKDPRQRGVAISVWVTCFSVGTAVGPVLGGALLQRFWWGSVFLLAVPVMAVLLVAAPLLLPEYKNTQAGRIDLTSVMLSLVTVLPVIYGIKRLAEHGPDALAATTILAGAAFGVVFALRQRKLADPLLDLRLFANRAFSAALLVLLLGLGLMGGLYLFITQYLQLVAGLTPITAGLWLLPAAATLIAASSLTPAITRRVRPGYVLGGALSLSVLGYALITQVDSTHGLPLLVTGFVLIYTGISPMMALGTDLVVGSAPLDKAGSAAAMSETGMEFGIALGIAGLGSVVTAAYRDEIGDALPKDLPEPAAGIARDTLAGADAIAADLPGPIAAHVLEQAREAFTSGLNLAGGIAGAIVAMLAVTAIVLLRHVPSSGGPDKETGKATPTREPATAGDSH, encoded by the coding sequence ATGACGACACAAGCACAGGACCCGGCCGATCACCGAGCCGGGCCCCGGGAATGGCTCGGCCTCTTCGTCCTCACCCTCCCCACCATCCTGCTGGCCCTGGACGCGACCGTACTGAACCTGGCGGTACCCCACCTCAGCGCCGACCTCAAGCCCAGCAGCACCGAACTGCTGTGGACCATCGACATCTACGGCTTCATGATCGCCGGGTTCCTGGTGACCATGGGCACGCTGGGCGACCGCATCGGCCGCCGCAGGCTGCTGATGATCGGGGCGCTCGGCTTCGGCCTCGCCTCGATCCTCGCCGCGAAGTCCACCAGCCCGGAAATGCTGATCGCGGCCCGCGCGCTGCTCGGCATCACCGGCGCCACGCTGATGCCCTCGACACTGGCCCTGATCAGCAACATGTTCAAAGACCCCCGGCAGCGCGGAGTCGCCATCAGCGTGTGGGTCACCTGCTTCTCCGTCGGCACCGCCGTCGGCCCGGTCCTGGGCGGCGCGCTCCTGCAGCGGTTCTGGTGGGGTTCGGTGTTCCTGCTCGCCGTCCCGGTGATGGCGGTGCTCCTGGTGGCCGCACCACTGCTGCTGCCCGAGTACAAGAACACGCAGGCGGGCCGCATCGACCTCACCAGCGTGATGCTCTCCCTGGTCACGGTGCTACCGGTGATCTACGGGATCAAGCGCCTGGCCGAGCACGGGCCGGACGCCCTCGCGGCCACCACGATCCTCGCCGGCGCGGCCTTCGGCGTGGTGTTCGCCCTGCGCCAGCGCAAGCTGGCCGACCCGCTGCTGGACCTGCGGCTGTTCGCCAACCGCGCGTTCAGCGCCGCGCTGCTGGTGCTCCTGCTCGGCCTCGGCCTGATGGGCGGGCTGTACCTGTTCATCACGCAGTACCTCCAGCTGGTGGCGGGCCTGACACCGATCACGGCCGGCCTGTGGCTGCTGCCCGCCGCCGCGACGCTGATCGCGGCCTCCTCGCTGACGCCCGCGATCACCCGGCGGGTGCGCCCCGGATACGTCCTCGGCGGCGCGCTGTCCCTCTCGGTGCTGGGCTACGCCCTGATCACCCAGGTCGACAGCACCCACGGGCTGCCGCTGCTGGTGACCGGCTTCGTGCTCATCTACACCGGCATCAGCCCGATGATGGCGCTCGGCACGGACCTGGTCGTCGGCTCCGCGCCGCTCGACAAGGCCGGTTCGGCCGCAGCGATGTCGGAGACGGGCATGGAGTTCGGCATCGCGCTGGGCATCGCCGGCCTGGGCAGCGTCGTCACCGCCGCCTACCGGGACGAGATCGGCGACGCCCTGCCCAAGGACCTCCCCGAGCCGGCCGCAGGCATCGCGCGCGACACGCTCGCCGGCGCCGACGCCATCGCAGCGGACCTGCCCGGCCCGATCGCCGCCCACGTCCTGGAACAGGCCCGGGAAGCGTTCACCAGCGGACTGAACCTCGCGGGCGGTATCGCGGGCGCCATCGTGGCGATGCTGGCCGTCACCGCGATCGTCCTGCTGCGGCACGTGCCCTCCAGCGGCGGGCCCGACAAGGAAACCGGCAAGGCCACACCGACCAGGGAACCGGCCACCGCCGGAGACAGCCACTGA
- a CDS encoding helix-turn-helix domain-containing protein, with protein MADDYLVRIGRLIRDARQHRGWTQLQLAEALATSQSAVNRIEKGNQNISLEMIARIGEALDSEIVSLGYAGPMHLRVVGGRRLSGSIEVKTSKNACVALLCASLLNSGRTILRKVARIEEVYRILEVLASIGVRARWINGGSDLEIVPPARLDLASMDTEAARRTRSVIMFLGPLMHRAEQFEIPYAGGCDLGTRTVQPHMSALKHFGLEVTATGGMYHARVDASVSPTRPIVLTERGDTVTENALLAAARHDGVSVIRNASSNYMVQDLCFFLEELGVKVEGVGTTTLTVHGVPDIEADVDYSPSEDPVEAMSLLAAAVVTSSELTICRVPIEFLEIELAVLEEMGLDHDRGVEYRAANGRTRLVDLTVRPSKLVSPTDKIHPMPFPGLNIDNVPFFAAIAATAQGSTLIHDWVYDNRAIYLTELTRLGASVKLLDPHRVLVEGPTRWRSAEMMCPPALRPAVVVLLAMMAAEGTSVLRNVYVINRGYEDLAERLTALGARIETFRDI; from the coding sequence ATGGCGGATGACTATCTTGTGCGGATCGGCAGGCTGATCAGGGATGCGCGGCAGCATCGTGGTTGGACGCAGCTGCAGCTGGCGGAGGCTTTGGCGACGAGTCAGAGTGCGGTGAACCGGATCGAGAAGGGTAATCAGAACATCAGTCTTGAGATGATTGCCCGGATCGGTGAGGCGCTCGATAGCGAGATCGTGTCGCTGGGGTATGCGGGGCCGATGCATCTGCGGGTGGTGGGTGGCCGGCGGTTGTCGGGCAGCATCGAGGTGAAGACGAGCAAGAACGCGTGTGTGGCGTTGTTGTGCGCGTCGTTGTTGAATTCGGGTCGGACGATCTTGCGGAAGGTGGCGCGGATCGAGGAGGTCTACCGGATTCTGGAGGTGCTGGCCTCGATCGGGGTGCGGGCGCGGTGGATCAACGGTGGGAGCGATCTGGAGATCGTTCCGCCTGCGCGGTTGGATCTGGCGTCGATGGACACCGAGGCCGCGCGCCGTACCAGGAGTGTGATCATGTTCCTGGGGCCGTTGATGCATCGGGCGGAGCAGTTCGAGATCCCGTACGCGGGTGGGTGTGATCTGGGGACGCGGACGGTGCAGCCGCACATGAGCGCGTTGAAGCATTTCGGTCTCGAGGTGACGGCGACGGGCGGGATGTATCACGCCAGGGTGGACGCGTCGGTCTCCCCTACCAGGCCGATCGTGTTGACCGAGCGGGGTGACACGGTGACGGAGAACGCGCTGCTGGCGGCGGCGCGTCATGACGGGGTGTCGGTGATCCGCAACGCGTCGTCGAACTACATGGTGCAGGACCTGTGCTTCTTCCTGGAGGAGCTGGGTGTGAAGGTGGAGGGCGTCGGGACGACGACGTTGACGGTGCACGGGGTGCCGGACATCGAGGCGGATGTCGACTACTCCCCCTCTGAGGATCCGGTGGAGGCGATGAGTCTGCTGGCGGCGGCGGTGGTGACGTCGTCGGAGCTGACGATCTGCCGGGTGCCGATCGAGTTCCTGGAGATCGAGCTGGCGGTGCTGGAGGAGATGGGGCTGGATCATGATCGGGGGGTGGAGTATCGGGCGGCGAATGGTCGTACGCGTCTGGTGGATCTGACGGTGCGTCCGTCGAAGCTGGTCTCCCCCACGGACAAGATTCATCCGATGCCGTTTCCTGGGCTGAACATCGACAATGTGCCGTTCTTCGCGGCGATCGCGGCGACGGCGCAGGGGTCGACGCTGATTCATGACTGGGTGTACGACAATCGGGCGATCTATTTGACGGAGCTGACGCGGCTGGGGGCGTCGGTGAAGTTGCTGGATCCGCATCGGGTGCTGGTGGAGGGGCCGACGCGGTGGCGGTCGGCGGAGATGATGTGTCCTCCGGCGTTGCGTCCTGCGGTGGTGGTGCTGCTGGCGATGATGGCGGCGGAGGGGACATCGGTGCTGCGGAACGTGTATGTGATCAATCGGGGGTATGAGGATCTGGCGGAGCGGTTGACGGCGCTGGGTGCGCGGATCGAGACCTTCCGCGACATCTGA